The following coding sequences lie in one Saccharopolyspora hordei genomic window:
- a CDS encoding YbjN domain-containing protein has protein sequence MSVDEVIKSTLDDNGLEHRQEGPGRFFVTLPGSKKLQTNCWLVVAEHALVVEAFVCRQPDEAHEEVYRYLLRRNAKLYGVHYTLDANGDVYLVGRIGLHAVTSEELDRVLGQVLEAADGDFNTLLELGFATAIRREWGWRESRGESLANLQPFRQLVEREGPLEPLHDKP, from the coding sequence GTGAGCGTCGACGAGGTGATCAAGTCCACCCTGGACGACAACGGGCTGGAGCACCGGCAGGAGGGGCCGGGCCGGTTCTTCGTGACGCTGCCCGGCAGCAAGAAGCTGCAGACCAACTGCTGGCTGGTCGTGGCCGAGCACGCCCTGGTGGTCGAGGCGTTCGTGTGCCGGCAGCCGGACGAGGCGCACGAGGAGGTCTACCGGTACCTGCTGCGCCGCAACGCCAAGCTCTACGGGGTGCACTACACCCTCGACGCCAACGGCGACGTCTACCTGGTGGGCCGCATCGGCCTGCACGCGGTGACCAGCGAGGAGCTGGACCGGGTGCTCGGCCAGGTGCTGGAGGCCGCCGACGGGGACTTCAACACGCTGCTGGAGCTGGGGTTCGCCACCGCCATCCGCCGGGAGTGGGGTTGGCGCGAGTCGCGCGGGGAGTCGCTGGCGAACCTGCAGCCGTTCCGCCAGCTCGTGGAGCGCGAGGGCCCGCTGGAACCGCTGCACGACAAGCCGTAG
- a CDS encoding SDR family NAD(P)-dependent oxidoreductase, whose translation MSTSAAGRVAVVTGASSGIGAATARHLAAAGFTVVVGARRLDRLTALAEEIGATALPLDVTDQESVDSFVAQVPECHVLVNNAGGAKGLAPVAEAVEDDWRWMWETNVLGTLRLTRALLPKLVASGDGHVVTVTSVAATGVYDGGAGYTSAKHAQGALHRTLRGEHLGQPVRFTEIAPGAVETEFSEVRFGGDKERAAAVYRGMTPLTGDDVAEVITFAVTRPSHVNLDFIEVKPRDQHSATRMHRHE comes from the coding sequence GTGAGTACGAGTGCTGCAGGCCGCGTGGCCGTGGTCACCGGGGCGAGTTCCGGCATCGGCGCCGCCACCGCGCGGCACCTCGCCGCCGCGGGCTTCACCGTGGTGGTGGGCGCGCGGCGGCTGGACCGGCTGACCGCGCTGGCCGAGGAGATCGGCGCCACGGCGCTGCCGCTGGACGTCACCGACCAGGAGTCGGTGGACTCGTTCGTCGCGCAGGTCCCGGAGTGCCACGTGTTGGTCAACAACGCCGGTGGCGCCAAGGGCCTGGCCCCGGTCGCCGAGGCGGTCGAGGACGACTGGCGCTGGATGTGGGAGACCAACGTGCTCGGCACGCTGCGGCTCACCCGGGCCCTGCTGCCCAAGCTGGTCGCCTCCGGCGACGGCCACGTGGTCACGGTGACCTCGGTGGCGGCGACCGGCGTCTACGACGGCGGCGCGGGCTACACCTCGGCCAAGCACGCCCAGGGCGCGCTGCACCGCACGCTGCGCGGTGAGCACCTGGGCCAGCCGGTGCGCTTCACCGAGATCGCGCCCGGCGCGGTGGAGACCGAGTTCTCCGAGGTCCGGTTCGGCGGCGACAAGGAGCGCGCCGCAGCCGTGTACCGCGGCATGACCCCGCTGACCGGCGACGACGTCGCGGAGGTCATCACCTTCGCGGTCACCCGCCCGTCGCACGTCAACCTCGACTTCATCGAGGTCAAGCCGCGCGACCAGCACTCGGCGACCCGGATGCACCGGCACGAGTGA
- a CDS encoding phosphoglyceromutase, protein MTSTLVLLRHGESTWNAENLFTGWVDVPLSPKGEGEAKRGGELLREAGVLPDVLHTSLLRRAISTANIALDVADRHWIPVRRDWRLNERHYGALQGKNKKQTLETYGEEQFMLWRRSYDTPPPEIELGSEYSQDGDPRYAGLGAELPRTECLKDVVARLLPYWESAIVPDLEAGRTVLVAAHGNSLRALVKHLDGISDEDIAGLNIPTGIPLRYDLDEDFKPTNPGGTYLDPEAAEKAAAAVANQGR, encoded by the coding sequence ATGACTTCGACCCTGGTGCTGCTGCGGCACGGTGAGAGCACGTGGAACGCCGAGAACCTGTTCACCGGCTGGGTGGACGTCCCGCTGTCGCCGAAGGGAGAGGGCGAGGCCAAGCGCGGCGGTGAGCTGCTGCGCGAGGCCGGTGTGCTGCCGGACGTGCTGCACACCTCCCTGCTGCGGCGGGCGATCTCCACGGCCAACATCGCCCTGGACGTGGCCGACCGGCACTGGATCCCGGTCCGCCGCGACTGGCGGCTCAACGAGCGCCACTACGGCGCGCTGCAGGGCAAGAACAAGAAGCAGACGCTGGAGACCTACGGCGAGGAGCAGTTCATGCTCTGGCGCCGCTCCTACGACACGCCGCCGCCGGAGATCGAGCTCGGCAGCGAGTACAGCCAGGACGGCGACCCGCGCTACGCCGGCCTCGGCGCGGAGCTGCCGCGCACCGAGTGCCTCAAGGACGTGGTGGCCCGCCTGCTGCCGTACTGGGAGTCGGCGATCGTGCCGGACCTCGAGGCCGGCCGCACCGTGCTGGTCGCCGCGCACGGCAACTCGCTGCGCGCGCTGGTCAAGCACCTCGACGGCATCTCCGACGAGGACATCGCGGGCCTGAACATCCCCACCGGCATCCCGCTGCGCTACGACCTGGACGAGGACTTCAAGCCGACCAACCCGGGCGGCACCTACCTCGACCCGGAGGCGGCGGAGAAGGCCGCGGCCGCGGTCGCCAACCAGGGCCGCTGA
- a CDS encoding sensor histidine kinase, with protein sequence MTALGYTALIVAVLLVGAAGGFGIARLRFYGRGRPEGPTVAELLQRLVHTSAGGVVVLNKFGDVVLHNPRADELGIIRDHRADPRAQKAAQQALETGEAVPVDLSPLTERTALRGRAPAAVLGEVRPLGDGFTVVDAADESESVRLEATRRDFVANVSHELKTPVGALALLAEAVLDAADDPDEVRRFSTKILHESTRLGTLVSELIALSRLQGAERLPELTTVDVDAVVDEALSRCRIGAESAGIEITVDEPSGLLLDGDRTLLVTALSNLIDNAVAYSPPGSPVSISRRQSGDFVEIAVTDRGIGIEPEYHERVFERFFRVDPGRSRATGGTGLGLAIVKHVAANHGGEVKLWSRPGTGSTFTLRVPRHGARTTDGQPAAEPGPAAADHQVGAARPGDEGADGVTTVETGGVR encoded by the coding sequence GTGACCGCATTGGGCTACACCGCCCTGATCGTGGCCGTGCTCCTGGTGGGCGCGGCCGGTGGCTTCGGCATCGCGCGACTCCGCTTCTACGGTCGCGGCAGGCCGGAGGGGCCCACCGTTGCGGAACTGCTCCAGCGGCTGGTGCACACCAGCGCAGGCGGTGTCGTCGTGCTCAACAAGTTCGGCGACGTGGTGCTGCACAACCCGCGGGCCGACGAGCTCGGCATCATCCGCGACCACCGCGCCGACCCGCGCGCCCAGAAGGCCGCCCAGCAGGCCCTGGAGACCGGCGAAGCCGTCCCCGTCGACCTCTCCCCGCTGACCGAGCGCACCGCGCTGCGCGGTCGCGCCCCGGCCGCGGTGCTGGGTGAGGTCCGGCCGCTCGGCGACGGCTTCACCGTCGTCGACGCCGCCGACGAGTCCGAGTCGGTGCGGCTGGAGGCCACCCGCCGCGACTTCGTCGCCAACGTCAGCCACGAGCTCAAGACCCCGGTCGGGGCGCTCGCGCTGCTCGCCGAGGCGGTGCTGGACGCCGCCGACGACCCCGACGAGGTGCGGCGGTTCTCCACCAAGATCCTGCACGAGTCGACCCGGCTGGGCACCCTGGTCTCCGAGCTGATCGCGCTCTCCCGGTTGCAGGGCGCCGAGCGCCTGCCGGAGCTGACCACGGTCGACGTGGACGCCGTGGTCGACGAGGCGCTGAGCCGCTGCCGGATCGGCGCGGAGTCCGCCGGCATCGAGATCACCGTCGACGAGCCCTCCGGCCTGCTGCTGGACGGCGACCGGACGCTGCTGGTCACCGCGCTGAGCAACCTCATCGACAACGCCGTGGCGTACTCGCCGCCGGGCAGCCCGGTGTCGATCAGCCGCCGCCAGTCCGGCGACTTCGTGGAGATCGCGGTCACCGACCGCGGCATCGGCATCGAGCCCGAGTACCACGAACGCGTCTTCGAACGGTTCTTCCGGGTCGACCCGGGCCGCTCCCGCGCCACCGGCGGCACCGGCCTCGGCCTGGCCATCGTCAAGCACGTCGCCGCCAACCACGGCGGCGAGGTCAAGCTCTGGAGCCGGCCCGGGACCGGCTCCACCTTCACGCTCCGGGTGCCCAGGCACGGCGCTCGCACGACAGACGGCCAACCGGCCGCCGAGCCGGGACCGGCGGCAGCGGACCACCAGGTCGGTGCCGCCCGTCCCGGGGACGAGGGTGCAGACGGGGTCACAACCGTCGAAACGGGAGGAGTCCGGTGA
- a CDS encoding sugar phosphate isomerase/epimerase family protein, translating into MTVQPPPREDAPGRIPVGLSSASVWPQPARAAFEMAADLGFDGVEVMVWADAVSQDVAALRRLSDQHGVPVLAVHAPCLLITQRVWSPEPEERLRRAVVVAGELGASTVVVHPPFRWQRRYADGFSDLVAELEETSGIAVAVENMFPLRPPSTLNRLRGAKAGGLSAFTPSPDPTEVGYRNYTLDLSHAAAAHVDAIDLLKRMKGGLAHVHLADGTGAPRDEHLVPGQGNQPCAEVCEALAADGYRGSVVLEVNTRKARTRQQRAAVLAEALRFTQEHLRPLSST; encoded by the coding sequence ATGACAGTGCAACCGCCACCGCGCGAGGACGCCCCCGGACGCATCCCGGTCGGGTTGTCCAGCGCCTCGGTGTGGCCGCAACCGGCCCGGGCCGCGTTCGAGATGGCCGCGGACCTCGGCTTCGACGGGGTCGAGGTGATGGTCTGGGCGGACGCGGTCAGCCAGGACGTGGCCGCGCTGCGCCGGCTCTCCGACCAGCACGGGGTTCCGGTCCTGGCGGTGCACGCGCCCTGCCTGCTGATCACCCAGCGGGTCTGGTCACCGGAGCCGGAGGAGCGGCTGCGGCGGGCCGTGGTGGTGGCCGGCGAGCTCGGTGCGTCCACAGTGGTCGTGCACCCGCCGTTCCGCTGGCAGCGCCGCTACGCCGACGGGTTCAGCGACCTGGTCGCGGAGCTGGAGGAGACCAGCGGGATCGCGGTCGCGGTGGAGAACATGTTCCCGCTGCGCCCGCCGAGCACGCTGAACCGGCTGCGCGGCGCCAAGGCCGGCGGCCTCTCGGCGTTCACGCCGTCGCCGGACCCGACCGAGGTGGGCTACCGCAACTACACGCTCGACCTCTCGCACGCCGCCGCCGCGCACGTCGACGCCATCGACCTGCTCAAGCGCATGAAGGGCGGGCTCGCGCACGTGCACCTGGCGGACGGGACGGGGGCGCCCCGGGACGAGCACCTGGTGCCGGGCCAGGGCAACCAGCCCTGCGCCGAGGTCTGCGAGGCGCTCGCGGCGGACGGCTACCGGGGGTCGGTGGTGCTGGAGGTCAACACCCGCAAGGCGCGCACCCGGCAGCAGCGGGCGGCCGTGCTGGCCGAGGCGCTGCGCTTCACCCAGGAGCACCTGCGGCCGCTGTCGTCGACCTGA
- the mshA gene encoding D-inositol-3-phosphate glycosyltransferase — protein MTSRTLRMRPRRAAVFSLHTSPLEQPGTGDAGGMNVYIAQTARQLAEFGTEVEIFTRATSSDVPPIAELAPGVLVRNVVAGPFEGLDKNELPSQLCAFAAGALRVEARHEPGHYDIVHSHYWLSGQVGWLARERWGVPLVHTAHTLAKVKNANLAAGDTPEPRVRVLGEEQVVDEADMLVANTDFEAADLVERYGADPASVATIPPGVDLEVFAPGDRVAARAGLDLPADAVVLAFVGRIQPLKAPDVLLRATAELLARRPDLRERLVVLVVGGPSGSGLERPRALQELAAELAITDVVRFLPPRSGTALADVYRAADVIAVPSHNESFGLVALEAQACGTPVVAAAVGGLPVAVDDGVSGLLVDGHRTGQWADALGSVVLDPQLRARLAAGTVEHAARFSWRRTTELLLDAYARARMAFHARLRFEEVTA, from the coding sequence ATGACCTCCAGAACGTTACGCATGCGACCGCGGCGCGCGGCCGTCTTCTCGTTGCACACCTCACCGCTGGAGCAGCCGGGCACCGGTGACGCCGGGGGCATGAACGTCTACATCGCGCAGACCGCGCGGCAGCTCGCCGAGTTCGGCACCGAGGTCGAGATCTTCACCAGGGCGACGTCCTCGGACGTCCCGCCGATCGCCGAGCTCGCCCCCGGCGTCCTGGTCCGCAACGTCGTCGCCGGGCCCTTCGAGGGCTTGGACAAGAACGAGCTGCCCTCGCAGCTGTGCGCCTTCGCGGCCGGCGCACTGCGGGTGGAGGCCCGGCACGAGCCCGGCCACTACGACATCGTGCACTCGCACTACTGGCTCTCCGGGCAGGTCGGGTGGCTGGCCCGGGAGCGCTGGGGGGTGCCGCTGGTGCACACCGCGCACACCCTCGCCAAGGTCAAGAACGCCAACCTCGCCGCGGGCGACACCCCGGAGCCGCGGGTGCGCGTGCTCGGCGAGGAGCAGGTCGTCGACGAGGCCGACATGCTGGTGGCCAACACCGACTTCGAGGCCGCCGACCTGGTCGAGCGCTACGGCGCGGACCCGGCCTCGGTCGCCACCATCCCGCCCGGCGTCGACCTGGAGGTGTTCGCCCCGGGCGACCGCGTCGCCGCGCGCGCCGGGCTGGACCTGCCCGCGGACGCGGTCGTGCTCGCCTTCGTCGGCCGGATCCAGCCGTTGAAGGCCCCGGACGTGCTGCTGCGGGCCACCGCCGAACTGCTGGCCCGGCGCCCGGACCTGCGGGAGCGCCTGGTGGTGCTGGTGGTCGGCGGGCCGTCGGGCAGCGGCCTGGAGCGCCCGCGCGCGCTGCAGGAGCTGGCCGCGGAGCTGGCGATCACCGACGTCGTGCGGTTCCTGCCGCCGCGCTCCGGCACGGCGCTGGCCGACGTCTACCGGGCCGCGGACGTCATCGCGGTGCCGAGCCACAACGAGTCGTTCGGCCTGGTCGCGCTGGAGGCGCAGGCCTGCGGGACCCCGGTGGTGGCCGCGGCGGTCGGCGGGCTCCCGGTCGCGGTCGACGACGGGGTGTCCGGGCTGCTGGTGGACGGGCACCGTACCGGGCAGTGGGCCGACGCGCTGGGCTCGGTCGTGCTGGACCCGCAGCTGCGGGCGCGCCTGGCCGCGGGCACGGTGGAGCACGCGGCCCGGTTCTCGTGGCGGCGCACCACCGAGCTGCTCCTGGACGCCTACGCGCGGGCCAGAATGGCCTTCCACGCGCGACTGCGCTTCGAGGAGGTGACCGCGTGA
- a CDS encoding OsmC family protein, whose translation MTDRNATTQWTGDLESGSGSVTLDSSNAGQFPVTWASRAESPDGRTSPEELIAAAHSACYSMQLSGLLSAAGTPPRSIDTSAEVSFGPRGDGFAITGIALTVRAEVPGLSAEDFAAVAQKAKEVCPVSVALAGTTITLDAALG comes from the coding sequence ATGACCGATCGCAACGCCACCACGCAGTGGACCGGGGACCTGGAGTCCGGCTCCGGTTCCGTCACCCTCGACTCGTCGAACGCCGGCCAGTTCCCGGTCACCTGGGCCTCGCGCGCGGAGTCCCCGGACGGCCGCACCAGCCCGGAAGAGCTCATCGCCGCCGCCCACTCGGCGTGCTACTCGATGCAGCTGTCCGGGCTGCTCTCCGCGGCGGGCACGCCGCCGCGGTCGATCGACACCAGCGCCGAGGTCTCCTTCGGGCCGCGCGGCGACGGGTTCGCCATCACCGGCATCGCGCTCACCGTGCGGGCGGAGGTGCCGGGGCTGAGCGCGGAGGACTTCGCCGCGGTCGCGCAGAAGGCCAAGGAGGTCTGCCCGGTCTCGGTCGCCCTCGCGGGCACCACCATCACCCTCGACGCCGCGCTGGGCTGA
- a CDS encoding Ppx/GppA phosphatase family protein: protein MRLGVLDVGSNTVHLLVVDAHRGAHPTPMTSEKTVLRLAERIGAHGGSLSEDDAAELVRTVADAQEAAVAAGCEELMAFATSAVREADNAAEVLDRVTDETGIKLEVLPGEDEARYTFLAARRWYGWSAGNLLVLDIGGGSLELAIGIDEQPDLAVSLPLGAGRMARTMLHDPPRQDEVKKLREWLQGQLAPTAKQFRKLSRPDRAVASSKTFRSLARLTGAAPASAGPRVRRTLTATGLRQLISFITRMSSKDLGGLDGVSSARAHQLVGGALVAEATMSALELEELDICPWALREGVILRRLDHTNGDSHTAIQTREALQLAGVEDGTGRRTEHGARWER from the coding sequence ATGCGCCTAGGGGTGCTCGACGTCGGATCCAACACGGTCCACCTGCTGGTGGTGGACGCGCACCGTGGTGCCCATCCGACCCCGATGACATCGGAGAAGACCGTGCTGCGGCTGGCCGAGCGGATCGGCGCGCACGGCGGGAGCCTCAGCGAGGACGACGCCGCCGAGCTGGTCCGCACGGTCGCCGACGCGCAGGAGGCGGCGGTCGCGGCCGGGTGCGAGGAGCTGATGGCCTTCGCCACCTCCGCGGTCCGGGAGGCTGACAACGCCGCCGAGGTGCTCGACCGGGTCACCGACGAGACCGGCATCAAGCTGGAGGTGCTGCCCGGTGAGGACGAGGCCCGGTACACCTTCCTCGCCGCGCGCCGGTGGTACGGGTGGTCCGCGGGCAACCTGCTGGTGCTCGACATCGGCGGTGGCTCGCTGGAGCTGGCGATCGGCATCGACGAGCAGCCCGACCTGGCGGTCTCGCTCCCGCTGGGAGCCGGGCGGATGGCCCGCACCATGCTGCACGACCCGCCCCGCCAGGACGAGGTCAAGAAGCTGCGCGAGTGGCTGCAGGGCCAGCTCGCCCCCACCGCCAAGCAGTTCCGCAAGCTCAGCCGGCCGGACCGGGCGGTGGCCAGCTCCAAGACCTTCCGCTCGCTGGCCAGGCTGACCGGGGCCGCCCCGGCCTCCGCCGGTCCCCGGGTGCGGCGCACCCTCACCGCGACCGGGCTGCGCCAGCTGATCAGCTTCATCACCCGCATGTCGTCGAAGGACCTGGGCGGCCTCGACGGGGTCAGCTCCGCGCGGGCGCACCAGCTCGTCGGCGGTGCGCTGGTGGCGGAGGCCACCATGAGCGCCCTGGAGCTGGAGGAACTCGACATCTGCCCCTGGGCGTTGCGCGAAGGGGTCATCCTGCGGCGGCTGGACCACACCAACGGAGACAGTCACACTGCCATCCAGACCCGGGAGGCGCTGCAGCTCGCCGGGGTTGAGGACGGAACTGGACGCCGGACGGAGCACGGGGCACGGTGGGAGCGATGA
- a CDS encoding Ig-like domain-containing protein, translating into MWTVLAGTLAAVLLLSGCGSPAPTERAPAGPVARVSFEPGPDARDVNPTAPVRVRVERGRLDEVELTNEDGKQVPGELAPDGRSWKATTELGYGKTYTWSGSATGDDGKQVSVEGSFTTLQPERTVRATINPTDGAEVGVAMPISVKFDEPVEDKAAVQRALTVQTSVPVEGAWAWLNDKQVDWRPKEYWPAHTRVSVSAKLYGVPYGGGAYGRADLTTDFTIGREQIVKAAVGTHRMVVVRDGQQVASYPASYGEENDPGRNTPNGTYIIMEKNPVEIMDNPRYGYRDVRKTWAARFSNHGEFIHENEENAAALGKVNNSHGCINLSAADAKAYYDSALIGDPVEVTGSASSMPPQYDVYDWLLSWDQWTAKSAL; encoded by the coding sequence TTGTGGACGGTGCTCGCCGGAACTCTCGCGGCGGTGCTGCTGCTCTCCGGGTGCGGGTCGCCCGCGCCGACGGAGCGCGCCCCCGCCGGACCGGTCGCGAGAGTCTCCTTCGAACCCGGCCCGGACGCCCGCGACGTCAACCCGACCGCGCCGGTGCGGGTGCGCGTCGAGCGCGGCCGGCTCGACGAGGTCGAGCTGACCAACGAGGACGGCAAGCAGGTCCCGGGCGAGCTCGCGCCGGACGGCAGGAGCTGGAAGGCGACCACCGAGCTCGGCTACGGCAAGACCTACACCTGGTCCGGCAGCGCCACCGGGGACGACGGCAAGCAGGTGTCGGTGGAGGGCAGCTTCACCACCCTGCAGCCGGAGCGGACCGTGCGCGCCACCATCAACCCCACCGACGGGGCCGAGGTCGGCGTGGCGATGCCGATCAGCGTGAAGTTCGACGAACCGGTCGAGGACAAGGCGGCGGTGCAGCGGGCGCTGACCGTGCAGACCTCGGTCCCGGTCGAGGGCGCCTGGGCGTGGCTGAACGACAAGCAGGTCGACTGGCGCCCGAAGGAGTACTGGCCCGCGCACACCCGGGTCAGCGTGAGCGCCAAGCTCTACGGCGTGCCCTACGGCGGCGGCGCCTACGGGCGGGCCGACCTGACCACCGACTTCACCATCGGCCGCGAGCAGATCGTCAAGGCCGCCGTGGGCACGCACCGGATGGTCGTGGTGCGCGACGGCCAGCAGGTGGCCAGCTACCCGGCCAGCTACGGCGAGGAGAACGACCCGGGCCGCAACACGCCCAACGGCACCTACATCATCATGGAGAAGAACCCCGTGGAGATCATGGACAACCCGCGCTACGGGTACCGCGACGTGCGCAAGACCTGGGCGGCGCGGTTCTCCAACCACGGCGAGTTCATCCACGAGAACGAGGAGAACGCCGCGGCGCTCGGCAAGGTCAACAACTCGCACGGCTGCATCAACCTCAGCGCGGCGGACGCGAAGGCGTACTACGACAGCGCCCTCATCGGTGACCCGGTCGAGGTGACCGGGTCGGCGAGCAGCATGCCCCCGCAGTACGACGTCTACGACTGGCTCCTCAGCTGGGACCAGTGGACGGCGAAGTCCGCGCTGTGA
- a CDS encoding winged helix-turn-helix domain-containing protein, with the protein MTRVLIVEDEESFADPLAFLLRKEGFTPSIAATGPEALDEFDRNGADIVLLDLMLPGMSGTDVCKQLRQRSSVPVIMVTARDSEIDKVVGLELGADDYVTKPYSARELIARVRAVLRRRGGEAEEQQPQVLTAGPVRMDVERHVVTVDGEDVNLPLKEFDLLEYLLRNVGRVLTRGQLIDRVWGADYVGDTKTLDVHVKRLRSKIEPNPADPRHLITVRGLGYKFEA; encoded by the coding sequence GTGACCAGGGTGCTGATCGTGGAGGACGAGGAGTCCTTCGCCGACCCGCTCGCGTTCCTGCTGCGCAAGGAGGGCTTCACGCCGTCGATCGCGGCGACCGGTCCGGAGGCGTTGGACGAGTTCGACCGCAACGGCGCGGACATCGTGCTGCTCGACCTGATGCTGCCCGGCATGAGCGGGACCGACGTGTGCAAGCAGCTGCGCCAGCGCTCCTCGGTGCCGGTGATCATGGTGACGGCCCGGGACAGCGAGATCGACAAGGTCGTCGGGCTGGAGCTGGGCGCGGACGACTACGTCACCAAGCCGTACTCGGCGCGCGAGCTCATCGCCCGGGTGCGCGCGGTGCTGCGCCGCCGCGGCGGCGAGGCGGAGGAGCAGCAGCCGCAGGTGCTCACCGCGGGGCCGGTGCGGATGGACGTGGAGCGGCACGTGGTCACCGTCGACGGCGAGGACGTCAACCTGCCGTTGAAGGAGTTCGACCTGCTCGAGTACCTGCTGCGCAACGTGGGCCGGGTGCTCACCCGCGGTCAGCTCATCGACCGGGTGTGGGGCGCGGACTACGTCGGTGACACCAAGACGCTGGACGTGCACGTCAAGCGGCTGCGCTCGAAGATCGAACCGAACCCGGCCGACCCGCGCCACCTGATCACGGTGCGTGGTCTCGGCTACAAGTTCGAGGCGTGA
- a CDS encoding acyl-CoA thioesterase domain-containing protein has protein sequence MTEALDPFAAATSVRPLGDGTFVAHLHPGWAVGERPHGGYLLALLTRALGETTGLAPLAVSAQYLRPPRVGPVLIRTELLKAGKTVTVARAVLEQSGKTCVDATTTLGKPPEDEPTWADLPDMPVNPPSNAIDLSAGEARKFFFLAQVCDMRLDADTAEFLDGRTGPPRLRMWVRPREGQPDLLFGLVAGDLSVPVTLNLARFGWAPTVQLTALLRAEPANGWLRLAVDCRAVHGQWFDEDVTVVDSVGRLVCQARQLALSP, from the coding sequence GTGACCGAGGCCCTGGACCCCTTCGCGGCGGCCACCTCGGTCCGCCCGCTCGGCGACGGCACCTTCGTCGCCCACCTGCACCCCGGATGGGCCGTGGGCGAACGCCCGCACGGCGGCTACCTGCTGGCCCTGCTGACCAGGGCGCTCGGCGAGACGACCGGGCTCGCGCCGCTGGCGGTGAGCGCGCAGTACCTGCGCCCGCCGCGGGTGGGGCCGGTGCTCATCCGCACCGAGCTCCTCAAGGCGGGCAAGACGGTGACCGTGGCCCGAGCGGTGCTCGAGCAGAGCGGGAAGACCTGCGTCGACGCCACCACCACCCTCGGCAAGCCGCCGGAGGACGAGCCGACGTGGGCGGACCTGCCCGACATGCCGGTGAACCCGCCGTCGAACGCCATCGACCTCAGCGCCGGGGAAGCGCGGAAGTTCTTCTTCCTGGCGCAGGTCTGCGACATGCGGCTGGACGCCGACACCGCCGAGTTCCTCGACGGGCGCACCGGGCCGCCGCGGCTGCGGATGTGGGTCCGGCCCCGGGAGGGCCAGCCGGACCTGCTGTTCGGCCTGGTCGCGGGAGACCTCTCGGTGCCGGTCACGCTGAACCTGGCCCGCTTCGGCTGGGCACCCACGGTGCAGCTGACGGCCCTGCTCCGCGCGGAACCGGCGAACGGCTGGCTCCGCCTGGCGGTCGACTGCCGGGCCGTCCACGGCCAGTGGTTCGACGAGGACGTCACGGTGGTGGACTCGGTCGGCCGCCTGGTCTGCCAGGCCCGCCAACTCGCCCTCTCCCCCTGA